The following are encoded in a window of Pseudomonas graminis genomic DNA:
- the pilH gene encoding twitching motility response regulator PilH, translating to MARILIVDDSPTEMYKLTGMLEKHGHQVLKAENGADGVALARQEKPDAVLMDIVMPGLNGFQATRQLTKDADTSMIPVIMITTKDQETDKVWGKRQGARDYLTKPVDEETLMKTLNAVLAG from the coding sequence ATGGCTCGAATTCTGATCGTCGATGACTCGCCGACCGAAATGTACAAGCTGACCGGCATGCTGGAGAAGCACGGCCACCAGGTACTCAAGGCCGAAAACGGTGCCGACGGCGTGGCCCTGGCCCGGCAGGAAAAGCCCGATGCCGTGTTGATGGACATCGTCATGCCGGGCCTCAACGGTTTTCAGGCGACTCGTCAGCTGACCAAAGACGCTGACACCAGCATGATCCCCGTCATCATGATTACCACTAAAGATCAGGAAACCGACAAGGTCTGGGGCAAACGCCAGGGCGCGCGGGATTACCTGACCAAGCCAGTGGACGAAGAAACCCTCATGAAAACCCTGAACGCGGTGCTCGCGGGCTGA